From the Ctenopharyngodon idella isolate HZGC_01 chromosome 3, HZGC01, whole genome shotgun sequence genome, one window contains:
- the LOC127510159 gene encoding junctional adhesion molecule-like — protein MSSTPNGSEAMSADGEQMGPGNINGPGGQADTLEYIVRGSGPLGSSVVLPCYTETPLVTEKLKVVWRRTDSDTLVHLYQDGESRPEEQQQDYHDRAHFFTQHGNFSLRLENVRAEDKGVYICKVYSQQVSDKILVEIKDVEYLLVSGSEESISASVGEDVTLNCSVDSHIKPEHIKEVSWKKADEDEYILVLLYQNNETQSDSSDEQYRDRAEFLTDEKQNFSLRLKSVRTEDKGVYMCQVFAGGLSANATVVLKILGFSVSHIMVLILCITASGSALLLYWLVYSNPEDEGVFLVKT, from the exons CAGATACCCTGGAGTACATTGTTCGAGGTTCTGGTCCTCTGGGATCTTCAGTGGTTTTGCCTTGCTATACTGAGACACCTTTAGTAACGGAGAAGCTGAAAGTTGTATGGAGAAGAACAGACTCAGACACACTGGTTCATCTGTATCAAGATGGTGAGAGTCGACCAGAGGAACAGCAGCAGGATTATCATGATAGAGCTCATTTCTTTACTCAACATGGAAACTTCTCCCTCCGTCTGGAAAACGTAAGAGCTGAAGACAAAGGAGTTTACATATGTAAAGTTTACAGTCAGCAGGTTTCTGACAAAATTTTGGTTGAAATAAAAGATGTTG agTACTTGCTAGTATCAGGCTCCGAGGAGTCCATATCTGCGTCTGTGGGTGAGGATGTCACTCTGAACTGCTCTGTAGACTCTCACATCAAGCCTGAACACATTAAAGAGGTTTCATGGAAGAAAGCAGATGAAGATGAATATATTCTGGTTCTGCTctaccaaaacaatgagacTCAATCAGATTCATCAGATGAACAATACAGAGACAGAGCTGAGTTCTTAActgatgaaaaacaaaacttctcTCTCAGACTGAAGAGTGTCAGGACTGAGGACAAAGGAGTTTACATGTGTCAAGTGTTTGCTGGAGGACTTTCAGCCAATGCAACTGTGGTACTGAAGATACTGG GTTTCTCTGTTTCACACATTATGGTGTTGATTCTCTGTATTACTGCATCTGGATCTGCACTTCTGCTCTACTGGCTTGTTTATTCCAATCCAGAAGATGAAGGTGTGTTTCTGGTGAAAACATGA